In Ostrea edulis chromosome 6, xbOstEdul1.1, whole genome shotgun sequence, a single window of DNA contains:
- the LOC125646949 gene encoding uncharacterized protein LOC125646949, translated as MALIGVLGLLIIVVTVLAIMLVKLSFTKKVPVRRQKPSERTISNPKSQNSTQPTISVNSTTQENREPVLSALYAEAETPLTKERRTTDDPSQHYAEAGSADHYSETQAFSVKDEPKQQMGVKRGGKYGYSTVNKTPKKKTTDQVNKSTTLPRHLPNDNVYMPLTEGEYDHLNKPRAKHPTPMGIKLIPYQQVSLRKKNKRSEKPYDVPPSHNKMNPKETYDVPPSQSQKSAALETYDVPKSNSQIHDAQETYDVPTSKSQIHDAQETYDVPTSKSQIHDAQETYDVPGSNEPLNGYDAPKQNSDITSLTYDVPTSSSQSAFPGQTTYDRPPMIPSVLQGMYDVPKSQKDNNASPKSSPKL; from the exons ATGGCTCTGATCGGAGTTCTGGGTCTCCTCATCATTGTCGTCACAGTGCTCGCCATCATGTTGGTCAAACTCAG ttTTACGAAGAAAGTTCCAGTTCGCCGACAGAAGCCATCAGAAAGAACCATAAGCAATCCGAAAAGCCAAAACAGCACACAGCCAACCATTTCTGTGAATTCCACTACCCAGGAAAACAGAGAGCCGGTGTTGTCTGCTCTGTATGCCGAGGCTGAGACGCCTCTCACAAAAGAAAGACGGACAACAGACGACCCTTCCCAACATTATGCAGAGGCGGGTTCCGCGGATCATTATTCCGAAACACAAGCGTTTTCAGTGAAAGATGAACCGAAACAACAAATGGGAGTTAAACGAGGCGGGAAATACGGCTACTCTACCGTAAACAAAACTCCGAAAAAGAAAACCACAGATCAGGTGAACAAATCTACTACCCTGCCTCGCCATTTGCCAAATGACAATGTGTATATGCCTTTAACTGAGGGAGAATACGATCATCTAAATAAACCAAGGGCTAAACATCCGACCCCGATGGGAATTAAACTGATACCGTACCAACAAGTAAGTTTGAGGAAAAAGAACAAAAGATCAGAGAAACCCTATGATGTACCACCCAGTCATAACAAAATGAATCCCAAGGAAACGTACGACGTCCCTCCATCCCAAAGTCAAAAATCAGCAGCTCTGGAAACATACGATGTCCCGAAATCAAATAGCCAAATACACGACGCCCAGGAAACGTATGACGTTCCGACATCAAAGAGCCAAATACACGACGCCCAGGAAACGTATGACGTTCCGACATCAAAGAGCCAAATACACGACGCCCAGGAAACATACGACGTCCCGGGAAGCAACGAGCCCCTGAATGGCTATGACGCGCCCAAACAAAACTCGGATATAACTTCACTAACTTACGATGTACCAACTTCATCTAGCCAGAGTGCCTTTCCAGGCCAAACCACCTACGACAGGCCGCCGATGATCCCGTCAGTTCTTCAGGGTATGTACGACGTCCCGAAGTCTCAGAAAGACAACAATGCCAGTCCCAAATCTAGCCCTAAACTGTGA